One Salvia splendens isolate huo1 chromosome 12, SspV2, whole genome shotgun sequence genomic window carries:
- the LOC121759648 gene encoding protein DNA-DAMAGE INDUCIBLE 1-like has protein sequence MKITVMTTDEQIVTLEVDRDESVENLKALLEVETRVPLQQQQLLHNGNEMGNSQKLSALGVTDGDLVMMVPNAASSGSRAGAPSNEATGFNPDGSAVNPSAFQQQVRSDSNLMAQLFQRDPELAQAILGNDLNRLQDILRARNRQKSELRRQQEEEMALLYADPFDVEAQKKIEASIRQKGIDENWAAALEYNPEAFARVVMLYVDMEVNGVPLKAFVDSGAQSTIISKSCAERLGLLRLLDTRYKGIAHGVGQSEILGRIHVAPIKIGSIFYPCSFMVLDAPNMEFLFGLDMLRKHQCIIDLKENVLRVGGGEVSVPFLAEKDIPSQFLDEERYAKDASSSGAQATSATRENVSSPSGPSGSISNNASQGAEFEAKVAKLVELGFGREQVVQALKLFNGNEEQAAGFLFG, from the exons ATGAAGATCACCGTCATGACCACCGACGAGCAAATCGTCACGCTAGAAGTCGATCGCGACGAATCG GTTGAGAACTTGAAAGCTCTGCTTGAAGTTGAG ACTCGCGTGCCGCTGCAGCAACAACAATTGCTGCATAACGGGAATGAGATGGGGAATTCTCAGAAATTGAGTGCTCTGGGTGTTACTGATGGAGATTTGGTTATGATGGTTCCGAACGCCGCGTCCTCTGGTTCCAG AGCTGGAGCACCTTCAAACGAAGCTACAGGCTTCAATCCTGATGGTTCAGCTGTAAATCCCTCAGCTTTCCAACAGCAAGTGCGCAGTGATTCAAATTTGATGGCACAACTATTTCAG AGGGATCCGGAGTTAGCACAAGCCATACTTGGAAATGATCTCAACAGGTTACAAGACATTTTGCGCGCACGTAATCGCCAGAAATCTGAATTAAGGCGTCAACAAGAAGAGGAAATG GCTTTACTTTATGCAGATCCATTTGATGTGGAGGCACAAAAGAAAATAGAAGCCTCTATCCGCCAG AAAGGCATTGATGAAAACTGGGCTGCAGCCTTGGAATACAACCCTGAGGCATTTGCAAGAGTG GTAATGTTGTATGTTGACATGGAAGTTAATGGTGTTCCGCTGAAG GCTTTTGTTGACAGTGGAGCTCAGTCAACAATTATATCTAAAAGCTGTGCTGAACGTTTGGG ATTGTTGAGGCTTTTGGATACACGCTACAAGGGTATTGCCCATGGAGTTGGGCAGTCTGAGATTTTGGGTCGGATACATGTTGCTCCTATCAAG ATTGGAAGTATATTCTACCCGTGTTCCTTTATGGTGCTGGATGCACCCAACATGGAATTTCTCTTTGGCCTGGATATGCTTCGCAAGCACCAA TGCATTATTGATCTAAAGGAGAATGTACTGAGAGTTGGTGGAGGAGAGGTTTCTGTACCTTTCCTAGCAG AGAAGGACATTCCATCACAGTTTCTGGATGAAGAGAGGTATGCAAAGGATGCTTCGAGCTCAGGAGCACAA GCAACATCAGCAACTAGAGAGAACGTCAGTTCACCTAGTGGACCTTCTG GAAGTATCAGCAACAATGCTTCCCAG